One segment of Prionailurus bengalensis isolate Pbe53 chromosome E3, Fcat_Pben_1.1_paternal_pri, whole genome shotgun sequence DNA contains the following:
- the ZNF48 gene encoding zinc finger protein 48 — MERAVEPWGPDLQGAEEREQLRGARTGLGSENVEISQPDEFEHPPQEDDLGFKEEEDPAPGHEVGNASLKPEGIQTWDDLWVQREGPGKPQARDRGPRLLGEPRWGQASDRAAVCGECGKSFRQMSDLVKHQRTHTGEKPYKCGVCGKGFGDSSARIKHQRTHSGEKPYRARPPAQGPPKIPRSRIPAGERPTICGECGKSFRQSSDLVKHQRTHTGEKPYKCGICGKGFGDSSARIKHQRTHRGEQPPRPVVPRRQPSRAATAAPQGPKAQDKPYICTDCGKRFVLSCSLLSHQRSHLGPKPFGCDVCGKEFARGSDLVKHLRVHTGEKPYLCPECGKGFADSSARVKHLRTHSGERPHACPECDRTFSLSSTLLRHRLTHMEPQDFSFPGYPLAPLIPSPPPSSSPPPPPLGTSPPLTPRSPSHSGDGPFGLPGLEPEPGGPQAGEPPPPLAGDKPHKCPECGKGFRRSSDLVKHHRVHTGEKPYLCPECGKGFADSSARVKHLRTHRGERARPPPPSTLLRPHNPPGPAPMAPRPRVRAQPSGPSQPHVCGFCGKEFPRSSDLVKHRRTHTGEKPYKCAECGKGFGDSSARIKHQRGHLVLRPFGTGDGRARPLKEEPPTGLE; from the coding sequence GTTTAGGGAGTGAGAATGTGGAGATTTCTCAGCCGGATGAGTTTGAACATCCCCCCCAGGAGGATGACTTGGGGTTCAAGGAAGAGGAAGATCCGGCTCCAGGTCATGAAGTAGGAAATGCCTCTCTCAAACCTGAAGGCATCCAGACCTGGGATGACTTGTGGGTCCAGAGAGAGGGACCGGGAAAACCTCAGGCTCGGGACAGAGGTCCCCGGCTCCTGGGAGAGCCACGCTGGGGCCAGGCTAGCGATCGGGCTGCCGTGTGTGGTGAGTGTGGCAAGAGCTTTCGGCAGATGTCAGATCTGGTGAAACACCAGCGGACCCACACAGGGGAGAAACCCTACAAGTGTGGGGTCTGTGGCAAGGGCTTTGGGGATAGCTCTGCCCGTATCAAACACCAGCGAACTCATAGTGGTGAAAAGCCCTACAGAGCCCGACcaccagcccagggtcccccaaAGATTCCTCGGTCCAGGATCCCGGCTGGTGAGCGCCCCACTATCTGCGGTGAATGTGGCAAGAGCTTCCGGCAGAGTTCTGACCTGGTGAAACACCAGCGGACACACACGGGTGAGAAGCCCTACAAATGTGGCATCTGCGGCAAGGGCTTTGGTGACAGTTCTGCTCGTATAAAGCACCAGCGGACACACCGGGGGGAGCAGCCACCCCGGCCCGTGGTGCCCAGACGGCAGCCTTCTCGAGCAGCCACGGCAGCCCCACAGGGACCCAAGGCCCAGGACAAGCCATATATCTGCACCGATTGTGGCAAAAGATTTGTGCTCAGCTGCAGCCTTCTGAGCCACCAGCGCAGTCACCTGGGGCCCAAACCTTTTGGCTGTGATGTGTGTGGAAAGGAGTTTGCCCGGGGCTCAGACCTGGTGAAGCACCTGCGGGTGCACACGGGAGAGAAGCCCTACCTGTGCCCTGAGTGTGGCAAGGGCTTTGCCGACAGCTCTGCCCGGGTCAAACACCTCCGCACCCACAGTGGGGAGAGGCCTCACGCCTGTCCGGAATGTGACCGCACCTTCAGCCTCAGCTCCACCCTCCTCCGCCACCGCCTCACTCACATGGAGCCCCAGGACTTCAGCTTCCCAGGCTACCCTTTGGCCCCCCTgatccccagcccaccccccagctcaagcccacccccacctcctcttgGCACAAGCCCCCCACTGACACCTCGAAGCCCTTCACACTCAGGTGATGGGCCTTTTGGCCTGCCTGGCTTGGAGCCAGAGCCCGGGGGCCCACAGGCTGGGGAGCCACCCCCACCACTGGCAGGTGACAAGCCCCACAAGTGCCCTGAGTGTGGCAAGGGCTTCCGCCGAAGCTCGGACCTGGTGAAACACCATCGTGTGCACACAGGGGAGAAACCCTACCTCTGCCCTGAATGCGGCAAGggttttgctgacagctcggcccGAGTCAAGCACCTCCGCACCCACCGAGGTGAACGGGCTcggccaccaccaccatccactCTCCTGAGGCCACATAACCCCCCTGGCCCAGCACCCATGGCCCCTCGACCCCGAGTCCGAGCCCAGCCCTCTGGACCCAGCCAGCCCCATGTGTGTGGCTTCTGTGGGAAGGAGTTTCCCCGGAGCTCAGATCTGGTCAAACATAGGCGAACACACACTGGGGAGAAGCCATATAAGTGTGCAGAGTGTGGCAAAGGTTTTGGTGACAGTTCTGCCCGAATCAAGCACCAGCGTGGGCACTTGGTCCTGAGGCCCTTTGGGACAGGGGATGGTCGGGCAAGGCCCCTCAAAGAGGAGCCGCCAACAGGACTGGAATGA